The genomic DNA TAGTTTACCAATATAAGGGCATGCAAGGGATAAACACCTACATTGCCTATGCGTAGCCCCTTGCAGCCTGCTGCTTCTATCAGCCAGGCTGCTGATATTTTTATTTGTGCTTTATCTTCTCTGCTAAAAGCAATTAATGATGGATATTTTTGCTTAAGCCATGCATAGTGATCTATAGAGATTAAAGGATTCTGAAAAAAACTGCCTGCATTGCCCAACGTAGCAGGATCTGGTAGTTTTTGTCTGCGAATGGCGATAACTGCGTCACTGATTGCTTTAAATGACAACTGCTTAACTTCCATTTTGGCTAACATAGCTTGAATAGACTCGTATGCTATAGCATATTTTGTTTCTTTATGTAATGCTAGGGTAATGCTTGTAATTAAATATTGATGGCTCCATTTTGTCTTGAAAAAGCTGGTTCTATAGCCAAAGCCACATGCTGAGCCTTTAAAAATTACTTTTTGTCCCGTTGATAACTCAATTGCTTCAATCGTATCCACTACATCTTTAAGCTCTATGCCATATGCACCTATATTTTGTATAGGCGCGCCACCAACTGTTCCTGGAATCAAGGATAGGTTTTCTATCCCTCCATACCCTTTTCCTATGCAAAATAAGACAAGCTGATGCCAAACCACACCAGCTGCTGCTTTAACTAGGACTTTGTGGCAAGTTTCTGCTATTACCTCAATGCCAGATAATTGTACATGAAGTATACAACCAGGAAAGTCTTCTACAAATAGGGTGTTGCTACCACCACCTAGGATATAAAAATGGGTACGTCTTACATCTACTGTAGCATACAAATCCACTATATCTTTTAGGCTATTAAGCTGAATGTAGCCAGCTGCAAATGCTGAAACCTTAAAACTATTTAACGATTGCAAAGGGTAATGGGAACGCATCACACAAACAAGAAAAAATACCCACTTTAAAAAAAAATGCAATTATACGATGCACCCTACAGGTGAATAGCAAGATTAGTTATAGCTTATTTTTTTTAGTAAACTCAACCTCTTTTCTGGCTTCTAAATGGAAACTTAAGTGGAAGTTAGGTGTTAGAGCCTGGAATACCCATCCATTATGGCCTTTCCTAAAAATAGGAAAATCTATCGCAACTAATGCATAAGGTATATTTCTATTGGATAAGAATCTGCTTTTAAAATGCAGGTTTGCACCTATATTATCAAAACTTCTACCTATAGTATCAAAAGTAACCAGCTGACTGGTATTACAATACGCCTCAATCCATATTTTCTCTAAAAACCAAATAAGCGGTATGCCCCATTCTGGGTAGGCTAATGGCAAGCCATACGTTAGGTTTATGCGTTGTCCCCAACAAGTTGCATTACTATTTACTCTTTTAAACCGTTTAATAGCTGGATGTAAACTAAAATAGTGGTGGTTGCCAATTCCTGGAACGCGAAATAGAGCCTCCAGATATAGCATGCTTTCATGTCCTTTTAATAAGGTAAGATCCTTATTAGGATAATACAAACTCAGCTCAAGGCTTTGGTACCAGGGTGAATAAATATCCCTGTTACTTTTAGTTGATTCATTATGTATATTAAAAGTATACGTTTGACTATAACCTATTTTTCTATTTGTGGCACACTGCTCTAGATCAATTTCAGCCTTTAAATGTGCTGTGCCTGAAGTACTGCCTAAATTGAAGTAATATGGGAATTTTATACCTAAGTTTAATGTTGGTGTCCAATATGTGTCACTTATGTAATCTTTCGAAGGGATACATACAGGAACACCCTGAGGGCAAAGCAGTATAGGCCTAGGCGGCTGCTTTGATGCTTTTATATACTCAGTCAACACTGTACTTTTTCGCTTAATACCCTTAAGATCTAGGTCAAGGATTGGATAAGCAGTTATATATTTTATTTTTAACCCTAATTCACTTGTTCTATACCCATCTTCTCTAGTTACCTTAAATAGATTAAAATTTTGGTAAAAATAAGGGGTAATGTTCAGTTTATCCTTTAAGTCTACCAATTGAAAAAGCTTGATCTTGATTCCTCTATCACGCCAATTTGGCTCTTCTGCGTCTGGTCCAACTAGACTAAAATAGTCCTCTGAGAAGGAATGTTTGGTAATGGGATATTGATGGTTAGCGACTTTTGACAATATATCGCTATGCTGTTCTTGGGCAACCAATGGTTCATAATACCTTACAGATCTATCCTCTACCTCTTCTAGAGGTGTCCATAAAGTGGGGTCAAAAGGCATGGCAGCTATCTCCATCCCATTTTTACTATAATCATTGAAAATAAGCTGATTGTTTATAGGATGCACCATGCCTAAATAAGCCCCATATTTTCTTGAGGTCACTTGAAAACAAGCTTTTGTAGATAAATGCATTGCATAAATATTATCAATGCCATTGTAGGAGCTATTATAAAGCAAATAGTCTTTATAGATCTTAGGGTAGCTTCTATGCTCGTGGGTATAAGGCAAGAGTATTTCTTCCTTGCTTGTTGCTACATTAATGCGCAAAATACTATTTTGTTGGTTCTTGGTTTTTACCACTATGATGTGGTCTTCACCAGACCAACTGGGGGTTAAATAATACCCATTATCAGGATTAGCTATTTTTTTAACCACTTTGCCAGACTTTGTCTCTAAAATAACCAATAGATGGTTACCGGATGGGTCGGTTGTTACAGCAACCAGTTGCTGTGTATTAGGACTCATAGCTAATGCGGTATATCTGCTGCTTGAAACAAGGGTACGTCTTTTCTTTTGTTTAAAATCATAATGCTGCAAACGAATGGTTTGCGTATTCGCTTGCCAAGGGTGGTGGCATGGCTCTAACCAAGCTGCACATCCCTCCCCTATGGCAAAAGCAGCAGGTGGCAGACTGCTTTTTATAAAGTATAGTATGGTCTTGTCTTTTTGAAGCAAGGAGGATTTTTTTTTCGATGAAGCAGGGGCCATGTTCACTTGAACCAGTTGCGCACGTAAGCCTATACCTATTTTCCAAGCCATTAGGTTGCCCGATGTGTCCATAAATGGATTGTTGTAATCAAAACTGTCATTTGGTTTTTTTATGGTGAGCTGTGTTGCAGGCGTGATCTTTAATCCTTCTAACTGTTTTTGCCAACTCAGGCGCAGCTCTTGGTTCATTTCCTCGTATACTTTTGGTATCGACTTTTTGGTCACCTTTTTTACAGCATTGTGGAATCCAAAATAGGGTATACCGCGCATGGTTTTTTCAAAAATAGATTGGATGGCATGTGCACCATACTTTCTTCGAATATGTGTGGTAAAATAATAGCCTATGTGATAGTCAGATGCTAATTCATGTTTCAATGAACCAAAGATTTGTCTGCTGAAACTAACTTTGTCACGCTCTAGAAGGTTAACCTTATATATTTTTTCCCATCCAGGTAAGCGGCCTCGACCACTTTTTGAAAGCGCTGTTTCCATGCCAACTGCATCGCCTTCTTTGAAAAAGCTGTCCACGCCACATACAGCAACCACATTCCATGCAAAATAGGGAAGCTTGAGCCAAAAAGGTGTGCTATGGTATTCAATACTATGTTGTGCTGCATGTCTAAATTCATGTATACATACCATATCAAACCAATCCGCATTGCCGATAAAATAGGGATTAGAATAGTATAAGGTATCAAAATATATATGACGTGGAAGGGGTTTAAAGTATGCATTAAGCTCAGTAGACTGACTGTCAAGTATCAAACGAATGGGGCTGGGGTAAACGCCTAATGTTTTAGAGACAGGTTTATATATTGTTTCTAGCGTGTTGGCGATACGCTCTGCTGAGCTGGTCGAATTTGTGTCAAACAATATACTAAAATGAGGCGTTGCAATTTTCTGTATTGCTTGAACATGGGTAAAAAGGCCAAGTAATACAAAACATGAGTAATGGATAACGGCTATAAAAGCTTGCTGCTTCTTTTGTTTAGAAAAGATATAAATAAAATGGTGTACAAACATGTAATGTTATGGTTACATTTGACTTGTCAACTAGTTAACTAATAAAGTTAACTTTATGAAACTATACAAATTGTTCGAGTGCTATTTTCGTTTTGTATTTGCCTGAGGAGGCAACCCATCAATCATATTGGGCATCAAAAATTAGCTTTCGAAATCGGTCTGTTCATAAATTTATATGTTTTCTTGTTAGTTTTAAACTAAATTGGCATCATATAAAAAGATAAAAGACCTTCTGCAAAAGCTATTTGTGATCAGCAATTTTTAGGAGGAGTGCAGTCGAGCACCGCAGAATACTAGATGTATTTGAGGAGCATAGACAAGCTTCGACACCAAAATTGCCATTAGAAATAGCTTTTGCAGAAGGTCTAAAGAAGGATATATATTGATTTTATTGATTACTGAATAACATTAAACATGCAACCCTATATTTTTACTGAGATAGAAAAAAAATGGCAGAATAGATGGAAGACGCAAAAATCTATGATAGATCGTAGCTCCTTTATTGTTAAAAATGTACCCAAGTACTATATACTGAATATGTTTCCCTATCCTTCAGGATCAGGGCTTCATGTAGGCCACTATATGGGATACGTTGCTTCAGACATACTATCTCGTTACTATAAACATAGTGGGTATCATGTGATGAATCCCATGGGATTTGATGCTTTTGGCCTTCCTGCTGAGCAGCATGCTATTCAAACTGGTCAGCATCCTGCCATTACTACTGCAAAAAATATAGAAAAATATATCGCACAATTGGATCAAGTTGCCTTAGACTTCGACTGGGATCAATCGGTCAATACCAGTGAGCCTGCCTATTATAAATGGACACAATGGATATTTTTACAAATGTTTAATGGGTGGTACAATACTGCTACACAAAAAGCATCCCCTATTGAGACCCTTATTCAGGAATTTGATGGCCAAGGCAATACCAAAGTACAAGCTGCTTGTGATGAGCATACGCCTATTTTTTCGGCTGAGGAATGGAATGCATTTTCTGAAACAGAAAAACAAGCCAAACTGTTGCATTATCGACTCGCCTATCTAAAAGATAGCACGGTCAACTGGTGTGAAGCGTTGGGGACTGTTTTAGCCAATGAAGAAGTGAAAGATGGTGTTTCTGAAAGGGGTGGTTATCCAGTGGTACGCAAAAAAATGAAGCAGTGGAGTTTGCGTATGACTGCCTATGCAGAACGGTTGCTAGCCGATTTAGAGGGCTTAGATTGGCCGCTTTCTACTAAAGAGATGCAACGCAATTGGTTGGGTAAGTCTCAAGGCGCAGAAATTACCTTTAGAGTACAAGGTCAGCGAGGAGAGACCATTACCGTTTTTACTACAAGGCCTGAGACTATTTTTGGTGCCTGTTTTATTGCCTTAGCGCCTGAGCACCCTTGGGCTAGTTTTATGGCGCAGCAAACGGGCGATGCAGAACTGACTGCTTACATCGAACAAGCTAAAAATCGTTCAGAGCGCAGCCGTCTTGCAGAAGCTACCTTTTTAAGTGGTGTATTTGTAGGTGCTTGTGTCATACATCCTTTTACAGGTGCCCCATTGCCTATCTGGGTGGCAGATTATGTATTGGCCAGCTATGGTAGTGGTGCAATTATGGGTGTGCCTGCTCATGATAAACGGGATTATATCTTTGCTCAATCTTTTGATTTACTGATCTTGCCTGTAATAGAAAGCACCATGCTTGTAGAGGATGGGCCATATGAAGCGCCTACAGGTAGGATGATTAACTCTGATTTTCTAAATGGATTTTCTGTGCCGGAGGCTGCTGAAAAAGTTATGCAACAACTTACACAAAAAAGAATTGGAAGGCATAAGGTTAACTATAGATTACAAGATCCTATATTCAGCCGGCAGCGCTATTGGGGAGAACCTTTTCCAATATATTATAAGGAAAATGGCCTTCCTTATGCGCTTGCTCAGGATCAACTACCGCTTGTATTGCCAGAAGTAAGTAGTTATAAACCAAATAAATCTGGTGCGCCACCCTTGGGCAATGCATTGAATTGGTCTACACCAGAGGGATACCCCTTAGATCTCCATACAATGCCGGGTTGGGCAGGTTCTAGTTGGTACTTTTTGCGCTATATGGATCCTCATAATGCAGAAGCTTTTTTGAGTAAGGAAAAAGCTGCCTATTGGAAAGGGGTAGATTTTTATATAGGTGGCGCAGAACATGCAACTGGGCATCTACTTTATGCGCGCTTTTGGACCAAGTTGTTGTATGATTT from Cardinium endosymbiont of Philonthus spinipes includes the following:
- the leuS gene encoding leucine--tRNA ligase; its protein translation is MQPYIFTEIEKKWQNRWKTQKSMIDRSSFIVKNVPKYYILNMFPYPSGSGLHVGHYMGYVASDILSRYYKHSGYHVMNPMGFDAFGLPAEQHAIQTGQHPAITTAKNIEKYIAQLDQVALDFDWDQSVNTSEPAYYKWTQWIFLQMFNGWYNTATQKASPIETLIQEFDGQGNTKVQAACDEHTPIFSAEEWNAFSETEKQAKLLHYRLAYLKDSTVNWCEALGTVLANEEVKDGVSERGGYPVVRKKMKQWSLRMTAYAERLLADLEGLDWPLSTKEMQRNWLGKSQGAEITFRVQGQRGETITVFTTRPETIFGACFIALAPEHPWASFMAQQTGDAELTAYIEQAKNRSERSRLAEATFLSGVFVGACVIHPFTGAPLPIWVADYVLASYGSGAIMGVPAHDKRDYIFAQSFDLLILPVIESTMLVEDGPYEAPTGRMINSDFLNGFSVPEAAEKVMQQLTQKRIGRHKVNYRLQDPIFSRQRYWGEPFPIYYKENGLPYALAQDQLPLVLPEVSSYKPNKSGAPPLGNALNWSTPEGYPLDLHTMPGWAGSSWYFLRYMDPHNAEAFLSKEKAAYWKGVDFYIGGAEHATGHLLYARFWTKLLYDLGYIDINEPFPKLLHQGMIQQLTAIVYRLKEQNIFVSAGLISKYEVIPMYVPITFVEKGVLDLKALKNWRPEFADAGFLLEEGKYICGGKIEKMSKSKYNVVDPDRVIAEYGADALRLYLMFLGPLEQSKPWDLSGIEGASRFLNKAWRFVHHAKVSWATAEPTHEMVKIIHQTIKKVTESIQKCSFNTAISSLMICLNRLSTFEKVTQSMVENFILLLEPFAPYMAAELWEMIGNTGNITEVAFPLWNETYLEEKSFEYAIAVNGKVRTKMVFNYDASSMAIEKAVLANGVIQKWIGGKSPKNVVVVPNKMVNVVV
- the murB gene encoding UDP-N-acetylmuramate dehydrogenase, which gives rise to MQSLNSFKVSAFAAGYIQLNSLKDIVDLYATVDVRRTHFYILGGGSNTLFVEDFPGCILHVQLSGIEVIAETCHKVLVKAAAGVVWHQLVLFCIGKGYGGIENLSLIPGTVGGAPIQNIGAYGIELKDVVDTIEAIELSTGQKVIFKGSACGFGYRTSFFKTKWSHQYLITSITLALHKETKYAIAYESIQAMLAKMEVKQLSFKAISDAVIAIRRQKLPDPATLGNAGSFFQNPLISIDHYAWLKQKYPSLIAFSREDKAQIKISAAWLIEAAGCKGLRIGNVGVYPLHALILVNYGGATGKDIIDLAAHIKQKVKNQFDITLIPEVNIPPTLPVYT